A genomic stretch from Bacillus sp. E(2018) includes:
- a CDS encoding ECF transporter S component, protein MQKGKIKQMVAVSMLSTIAYVLMMLDFPFPGLPPFLKIDFSEVPALLAAIIFGPAAGIMVEAIKNVLHYGIVGSFTGVPVGQIANFVAGILFILPVSYLFRKKNSVKRLSAGLILGTVLMTFMMGLLNYLIILPAYTWFLGADPMSSQMMLDLILKGITPFNLIKGTIITLLFVALYNRMQPWVMKQIAQQA, encoded by the coding sequence ATGCAAAAGGGAAAGATTAAACAAATGGTAGCGGTATCGATGCTTAGTACGATTGCTTATGTGCTGATGATGCTCGACTTTCCGTTCCCAGGGTTACCTCCATTCTTAAAGATTGACTTTAGTGAGGTGCCTGCACTTCTAGCCGCAATCATTTTCGGACCAGCGGCAGGTATTATGGTAGAAGCCATAAAAAATGTTCTACACTACGGAATTGTAGGGAGCTTTACAGGAGTACCAGTTGGTCAAATAGCAAACTTTGTGGCCGGTATTCTTTTCATTCTTCCAGTATCCTACTTATTCCGCAAAAAGAATTCTGTTAAACGTCTTTCAGCGGGCTTGATCTTAGGAACGGTTTTGATGACATTTATGATGGGGCTGCTCAACTACCTGATCATCTTACCAGCCTATACGTGGTTCCTTGGTGCTGATCCGATGTCTAGCCAGATGATGCTTGATCTTATATTAAAAGGTATAACACCGTTTAACTTGATAAAAGGTACGATCATTACACTGTTATTCGTAGCATTATACAACCGAATGCAGCCATGGGTGATGAAACAGATCGCTCAACAGGCTTAA
- the dapF gene encoding diaminopimelate epimerase, with amino-acid sequence MHGLGNNYIYINMFEESIDEADLPRLAEEVSNPYTGIGSDGMILICPSELAPVKMRIFNNDGSEAKNCGNGLRCVAKYAYENRLVTETEFQIETLGGLVTAKVTIDNNNKVSLVTVNMGNPILRPQQIPVTGFDHLQQVVNEEVSFDGTPLRLTAVSMGNPHAVFFVDNIEKAPLHSLGPIIEKDSMFPDWVNAEFVEVVSESEMHFRVWERGSGITQACGTGACAAAVAAVLNGRAEKNTDIIVHLAGGDLIINWKDDGDVWMTGPAEIICTGEYHNNR; translated from the coding sequence ATGCATGGATTAGGAAATAACTACATCTATATAAACATGTTTGAAGAGTCGATTGATGAAGCTGATCTGCCGAGATTAGCAGAGGAAGTCTCAAATCCTTACACGGGCATTGGATCAGATGGAATGATTCTAATCTGTCCAAGCGAATTAGCGCCAGTTAAAATGAGAATCTTTAATAATGATGGTTCTGAAGCTAAAAACTGCGGTAACGGACTTCGATGTGTAGCCAAATATGCGTACGAAAACAGATTAGTAACAGAAACCGAATTTCAGATTGAAACACTAGGTGGTTTAGTAACTGCAAAAGTAACAATAGATAACAACAATAAAGTATCACTCGTTACGGTTAATATGGGTAACCCCATCCTTCGACCTCAACAAATTCCTGTGACGGGATTTGACCACCTCCAACAAGTGGTGAATGAGGAAGTATCTTTTGATGGGACACCTTTAAGACTAACTGCTGTTTCAATGGGAAATCCACATGCCGTTTTCTTTGTGGATAACATTGAGAAAGCGCCTCTGCATTCGTTAGGGCCAATCATCGAAAAAGACTCGATGTTTCCTGATTGGGTAAACGCAGAGTTTGTTGAAGTGGTTTCTGAAAGTGAAATGCACTTTAGGGTTTGGGAAAGAGGATCAGGTATTACACAAGCATGTGGTACTGGAGCATGTGCAGCTGCTGTAGCGGCGGTCTTAAACGGGAGAGCAGAAAAAAATACAGACATTATTGTTCATTTAGCAGGGGGTGATCTTATCATTAACTGGAAAGATGATGGAGATGTTTGGATGACCGGTCCAGCTGAAATAATCTGTACGGGTGAATATCATAATAATAGGTAG
- a CDS encoding helix-turn-helix domain-containing protein — protein MNNQQFDLSSWQSHGYSCPVEATLDIIGGKWKSVILYHLIDGEIRFNELKRLVPGITQRMLTLQLRELERDGIIHREVYKQVPPKVEYSLTSFGETLIPIIKSMLQWGIEHTEKIVHHREQAEVKD, from the coding sequence ATGAATAATCAGCAATTCGACCTTTCCAGTTGGCAATCTCACGGCTATTCATGTCCAGTCGAAGCAACTCTTGATATTATCGGTGGTAAGTGGAAAAGCGTTATTTTGTATCATTTGATTGATGGAGAGATACGTTTTAATGAACTAAAACGTCTCGTTCCTGGAATTACACAGCGAATGCTTACCCTGCAGTTACGTGAATTAGAGCGTGATGGGATCATACACCGAGAAGTATATAAACAAGTCCCCCCCAAAGTAGAATATTCTCTAACTTCGTTTGGTGAAACACTGATCCCTATTATTAAATCCATGCTTCAATGGGGAATTGAACATACGGAGAAAATCGTCCATCATCGAGAGCAGGCTGAAGTTAAGGATTAA
- a CDS encoding NAD(P)H-dependent oxidoreductase, which produces MTKEAKKQEILKAFQFRHATKEFDPEKKISDEDFAFILETGRLSPSSFGFEPWRFVVIQNPELREKLKPVSWGAQKQLPTASHYVVMLARTAEDMVYDSDYIQHMKKEVKNLPKEADEAISGFYKTFLESDFKLLGNDRAMVDWAAKQVYIALGNMMTAAAQIGIDSCPIEGFDQEKVQAILEKEGVLEGGNFEVAVMVGFGYRVNEPRPKVRQNMDDVVKWIK; this is translated from the coding sequence ATGACTAAAGAAGCTAAAAAACAAGAGATTTTAAAGGCATTTCAGTTCAGACATGCAACTAAGGAATTCGATCCAGAGAAAAAGATTTCAGATGAAGACTTTGCATTTATTTTAGAAACAGGACGTCTTTCGCCTAGTTCGTTCGGCTTTGAGCCTTGGCGTTTTGTTGTTATTCAAAACCCAGAACTACGTGAGAAATTAAAGCCTGTTTCATGGGGAGCACAAAAACAATTACCTACTGCCAGTCATTATGTAGTGATGCTCGCACGAACAGCAGAGGATATGGTGTATGATTCAGATTATATCCAGCACATGAAAAAAGAAGTAAAGAACCTGCCAAAAGAAGCGGATGAAGCAATCAGCGGGTTTTATAAGACGTTCTTAGAATCTGACTTTAAGCTTCTTGGAAACGATCGCGCTATGGTCGATTGGGCGGCTAAGCAAGTCTATATTGCATTAGGAAATATGATGACAGCTGCTGCACAGATTGGTATCGATTCTTGCCCAATTGAAGGATTTGATCAAGAGAAAGTTCAGGCTATCTTAGAAAAAGAAGGTGTGCTTGAAGGTGGAAACTTTGAAGTGGCGGTTATGGTAGGGTTCGGCTATCGCGTAAACGAGCCTCGTCCAAAAGTTCGTCAAAATATGGACGATGTTGTGAAATGGATTAAGTAA